Within Eggerthella timonensis, the genomic segment GGACGAAGCCGCCGCCCAGGCCACGTGCGACGCCGTGAACGCCGCCATCGCGCACGGCGCCCGCTTCGCCTACGACGGCGCCACGTGGAGCGCCTCGGCCTCCGACATCGGCGGCTGGGTGGGCACGCGCGTCGAGGGCTCCTCGCTCGTGGCGTTCGTCGACGCGGCGAAGGCGAAGCCGGCGCTGCTGGCGCACGTGGCCGAGGTGAGCAAGGGCGATGCGGTGCGCGCGACGTTCGAAGTGGACGGCGACCAGGTGAGCGTGCGCACCCAGGGCGCGGGCACGATCCCGCTCGTCGCCGAGGCCGTCTCCCGGCTCGACGCGGCGCTGTTCGGCGAGGACGGCAAGGCGCTTGCGGGCGCAGGCGCCGACGAGCCGGTCGAGGTGGCCATCGGGTCGGGCCCGGCTCCCGAGACGATGCCGTTCGACGAGGCGATGGAGCTCGGCGTGATCGGCACCATCGCCGCCTACACCACCGAGTACACCACCGGTCCGGGCACCGAAGCGCGCAACCACAACATCGCCCTCGTGTCTCAATTCCTCAGCAACTCCGTGGTGAAGCCCGGCGACAGCTGGTCGTTCAACGGGACGGCAGGGGATTGCAGCACCGAGGAGCGCGGCTTCAAGGGCGCCGGCGCCATCGTGGACGGCGAGTACGACGACGCCATCGGCGGCGGCATCTGCCAGGTGGCGACCACCATGTTCAACGCCGTGCACAACGCGGGCTTCCCCGTGCTCACGCGGCACAACCACTCGCTCTACATCGCCAGCTACCCCACGGGCCGCGATGCGGCGGTCAGCTGGCCCGATTTGGACCTCGTATGGGAAAACGATTCCGCCAGCGATGTTTTGGTGCGTCTTTCTTGTGTGGACGGGTCCGTAACCGCTACACTATACGGAGTCGATCCCGGATACCTCGTGTCCACGACGACCGGCGATTGGGGCGAGGGCGAGAAATACGCGACCAGGACGAAGGTCGACGAGACGCTCGCGCCGAACACGAGCTACGTCAAGACGCGGGGCACCGACGGACGCACCATCACGGTCATCCGCACGGTGAAGGACGAATCCGGCGCCGTCTTGCACGAGGACGCGTTCAACTCCGTGTACGACCCGGTGACGGAGGTTGTCGTCGAAGGGCCGAAATCCGCGGACGACGATAAGGGCGACGCTGCGACGGAGGGCTCTTCATCCAACGTCACGAGCAATTGAGAGGTGAATACTCAGGTGTACTACCAGCCAGACATCGAGACCATGCCCGTAGAGCAGCTGCGCGGCCTGCAGCTCGCGCGCATGAAGAAGACCGTGGCCCACGCCTACGACAACGTGGCGTTCTACCAGCAGTCGTTCAAGGACGCCGGCGTCGAGCCGGGAGATCTCAAGACGCTTGACGATCTCGCGAAGTTCCCGTTCGTCGTGAAGCAGGACATGCGCGACGCCTACCCGTTCGGGCTGTTCGCCGTGCCGCAGAAGGACGTCGCGCGCATCCATGCGTCCTCCGGGACGACGGGCCAGGCCACCGTGGTGGGCCACACCGCGAACGATCTGGCGAACTGGGGCGACTGCTTCGCGCGCGGCATCTACATGGTGGGCGGCAACGAGAACTCGACCATCCAGGTGTCCTACGGCTACGGCCTGTTCACGGGCGGCTTGGGCGCGCACGCCGGCGGCGAGGCCGTGGGCTGCTCGGTGATCCCCACCTCGTCGGGCAACACGAAGCGCCAGATCCAGATGATGAAGGACCTCGGCACCGACATCCTCGCATGCACGCCGTCCTACGCGCTGCTCATTGCCGACACGGCCATCGAGATGGGCTACGACCCCGCCACCGAGTTCAAGATCTCGGCCGGCATCTTCGGAGCCGAGCCCGCCTCCGAGAGCATGCGCGAGGATATCCGCAAGAAGCTCGGCATCCAGTACTGCGACGTGTACGGCCTGTCCGAGGTCATGGGCCCCGGCGTGGCCATGGAATGCGCCGAATCGAGGGGCCTGCACGTGGCCGAGGACCAGTTCTACGCCGAGATCGTCGATCCCGACACGCTCCAGCCCGTGCCCGACGGCACCTACGGCGAGCTCGTGTTCACCACGCTCGTGCGCGAGTGCTGCCCGCTCGTGCGCTACCGCACCCGCGACGTCACGCGCATCATCCCCGAGGCGTGCGGCTGCGGTCGCACCCACCGCAAGATCGACCGCATCGTGGGCCGCACCGACGACATGCTCATCCTGCGCGGCGTGAACGTGTTCCCGTCCCAGATCGAGCAGGTCATCGTCAGCTTCCCCGAGATCGCGGCGCAGTACCAGATCATCCTCACCTCGAAGGGCCCGCTCGACCACGTCGAGCTCGACGTGGAGACCGTTCCCGAATTCCCGTTCGACGAGATCCGCAAGCTCGAGGACCTCAAGCGCCGCCTGGCGTCCGAGCTCAAGAGCAACCTGCAGATCGCCGTCGACATCAAGATCGTGGAGCCGAAGACCATCGAGCGCAGCGAGGGCAAGGCGAAGCGCATCATCGACCTCAGAGAAGGGAAGAAGGCATGATTTCGCAGCTGACCGTTTTCCTCGAGAACGAGAAGGGCCGCCTCGCGGCCGCCTGCCGCGCCGTCTCCGACGCGGGCATCAACATGCACGCGCTCAACCTCGCCGACACGGCGGACTTCGGCGTCGTGCGCATGCTGACCGACACGCCCGAGGCCGCGGCCGAAGCGCTGCGCGAGCAGGGCTACCGTGCCACCGTCACCTCGGTGCTCGGCGTGCGCGTGCCCAACGTGCCGGGCGGCCTGGCCACGCTCCTCGAGTTCATGGACGAGCAGGACGCGAACGTCGAGTACGGCTACTGCTTCTCGGTGAACGAGGACTTCGCCGTCGACGTTCTCAAGGTCGACGGCTCGGACGATCTGGAGCAGAAGCTGACCGAAGCCGGTTTCGAACCGGTCCGACCGGAGGATATCTACCGCATTGACTAACACCTTCAAGCACCTCGCATCCATCGGGCATGCGCGCTTTCTGGCGTGCATGCTCGCGTGCGCGCTCGCGTTCTCGAGCGCGGCCGTGCCCACGCTCGCCTTCGCCGACGTGCGCAAGGCCGACGTCGTCTACGGCCAGACCGTCGACGCGCGCGGCCTGGCCGTGGCGCAGTGCCCCAACATCGACGCCGAGTACGCCATCGTGATGGGCGCCGACGGCACCGTGTACTTCGAGCGCAACGCCCAGAGCCCCACGCAGATCGCCTCCATCACGAAGATCATGACCGGCGTGGTCGCCCTCGATGCTGTGGCCAGCGGGCTCGTGACGCTCGATTCCCCCATCACGGTGTCCGCCGCCGCGGCGGCCGTGGGCGAATCGTCGGCGGGCCTGCAGGAGGGCGACGTCATGGATCTCGACGCGGCGCTCAAGGCGCTGCTCGTGCCTTCGGGCAACGACGCCGCCGTGGCCATCGCCGAGACCGTCGGGGCCCTCATGGAGCCGGGCGCGGCCGATCCGGAAGCCGTGTTCGTGGATGCGATGAACGCCAAGGCGCAGGAGCTCGGCTGCACCGACACGGTGTACGAGAACCCCCACGGCCTCGATTTCGACGCCTACGAGGGCAACCTGCACAGCACGGCCGCCGACGTGGCCAAAGTGGTGCAGTACGCCATGACCAACGACACGTTCCGCGCGGCCGTGGGCGGCGGCAGCACCGACATCCAGGTGACGCGCGCCGACGGCACGAAAGCCGACATCTACCTCGAGACCACCGACGGCTTCTTCGACATCTACGAGTACGCCGTGGGCGTGAAGACCGGCGTCACGCTGCTGGCCGGCCCGTCGTTCGCGGGCGCCGCCAACAAGGACGGACGCGAGCTGTACGCCATCGTCATCAACTCGTCCTCGGAGGCGCAGCGCTTCCAGGATGCCGAGAACCTGTGCGAGTGGGTGTACCAGCACGAGATCTCCTACCAGCTGGCGAACAGCCCCGAAACCGCCACGATGAACGGCGCGGAGGTGCCGGTGGTGGCCGAGGTGGCGCACGCCGGGTGGATCGACGCCACGGTGAAGGCGACGCTGCGCGATCCCGCCGCAGCCGTCACCATCTTCGACCTGAACGGCAACGTGAGCCAGTCGCTCGAGTTCGACGAGCTGACGGGCAACGTGAAGGAAGGCGACAAGGTGGGCACAATCACCTTCAAGCAACGCAACGCCACCATCGCGACGATGGACCTCGTAGCGTGCGAGGACCTGGACGCGCCCGACTTCTTCGAGGGCGTCGGCGTGTGGTGGGACCGCCTGTTCCGCAGCTTCTCGGGCGGCCAGCAGGAGGCGCAGTCCGTCACGCTCAACGAAACGCCGCTCGTCATCGACAAGACCGCGTCCGCCGCGTAACGCCGGACCTCAGAGAGGATACGCCATGAGCATGTGCCCAGTATGCAACAACCCCATCGACTCGCAGGCTGCCGCCTGCCCGCATTGCGGGTTCAAGCTGCTCGGCTCGACCCAGCGCTTCGAGCCGCTGTCGTTCGGCGACGACGCGCTTCCCGTCGCGGCGGCCCCCCAGGCAGCCGCCGCGCTCCACGTGGTGCGCGGGCCGCAGACCGGCGTGACCTACCAGCTGGGCGACCAGCCGCTCACCATCGGCCGGAGCCCGCAGTGCGACCTGTTCCTCAACGACATGACCGTGTCGCGCGAGCATGCCGCGGTGGAACCCGCAGACGGCGGCTACGTCATCCGCGACGCCAATTCGTTCAACGGCGTGTGGGTGAACAACGACAGCGTGGAGGCGCGCCGCCTCGTTTCGGGCGACGTCATCCAGATCGGCGCCTTCTGCCTCGTCTACAAGGAAGAGTAGCGCCGTATGTCCCCAATGGGGTCTGACCCCATTGGGGACATACGGCCGGATACGGGTGCATCATCGCCCCGAAAACACGCTTGGAGGCCGTTTTGCGTGTTTTCGGGGCGATGATGCGTTTCGGAGCGCTCGTCATTCTCGCTCAACGTGCGCCGTTCGGCTCGGTTTCGATGGTTTGACCGGGGCGGGCGGCGCACGTTGCCGTATAATTCCGACGTGGGTCATTACACGGAAGGGTTCGCTCATGGAATTGATGTCAGGCAACGAGGCAATAGCCCAGGGGGCATGGGAGGCCGGCGCGCGCATCGGCGTGGCCTATCCCGGCACGCCGTCGACGGAGACGCTCGAGGCGTTCGCGAAGAAGGACGGCGTGTACGCCGAATGGGCCGTCAACGAGAAGGTGGCCGTGGAAGTGGGCATCGGGGCGTCGGCCGCCGGCGCGCGCGTGCTGACCACGATGAAGCACGTCGGCGTGAACGTGGCCGCCGATCCGCTGTTCACCGCCGCGTATTCGGGCGTCGGGGGAGGCCTCGTGGTGCTCGCCGCCGACGATCCGGGCATGTACTCGTCGCAGAACGAGCAGGATTCCCACTGGTACGCCCGCGCGGCGCACATCCCCATGCTCGACCCCGCCGACTCCGCCGAGGCGCTGCGCTTCACCCGCGAGGCGTACCAGCTGTCCGAGCGCTTCGACGTGCCGGTGTTCATCCGCTCCACGGTGCGCGTGTCGCACACGAAGACGCCGGTCGAGCCGGGCGAGCGCGTCGAAGCGGCGCTCAAGCCCTACGAGAGCGACCCCGCGAAGTGGGTCATGATGCCCGCGTTCGCGAAGCCGCGCCGCAAGGTGCAGCTCGAGCGCATCGACGCGCTGCGCGCCTGGGCCGAGGAATGCCCCTACAACGAGGTGCTGCATCGCGGAAGCGCCGTGGGCGTGGTGTGCGCGGGCGCCGTCTACCAGCACGTGCGCGAGGCGCTGCCCGACGCGTCCGTGTTCAAGCTGGGCCTCACCTGGCCACTGCCGGCTGCTGCGCTGCGCGATTTCGCCGACGGCGTGGAGGCGCTCTACGTGGTGGAGGAGGCTTCCGAGTACCTTGCCGAAAGCGTGCGCGCGCTCGGCGTCGAGGTGGCGCCGTTCGCCCGTCCGCTGCCGCGCGACGGCGAGCTGACGCCCGGCCTCATCCGCGCGGCGTTCGGCTGCGACGAGCCCGCGCACGAGCAGCTGCCCGCCGGCCTTCCCGGCCGTCCGCCGGCGCTGTGCGCCGGATGCCCGCACCGCCTCGTGTTCAAGGAGCTGTCTCGCATGAAGGCCGTCGTCACGGGCGACATCGGCTGCTACACGCTGGGCGCGCTGCCGCCGCTGTCCGCCATGGACACCACCATCGACATGGGCGCGTCGGTCTCGATGTCGCACGGCTTCGAGCTGGCCTGGGCGGGAACCGACCACCGCCCCGTCGTGGGCGTCATCGGCGACTCGACGTTCGCGCACTCGGGCCTCTCGGCGCTGATCTCCACCGTGTACAACCGAGGCGGCGGCACCATCTGCGTGCTCGACAACCGCACCACCGCCATGACGGGCCGCCAGGGCAACCCCTTCAACGGCGAGACGCTGCAGAAGCGCCCCTCGCGCGAGCTCGACCTCGAGGGCGTCGTGCGCGCCATCGGCGTCGAGGACGTGCGCACCATCGACCCGAACGATGCGTTGGCCGTGCGCCGCGCGCTCAAGGAGGCCGTGGCCACGGGCGAGCTGTCCGTGCTCGTGTTCCGCAGCCCGTGCGTGCTCATCGACCGGCATCGGGAGCCTGCGTACGCGGTGGGCGAGGCCTGCACGGCCTGCGGCGTGTGCTCGACGCTGGGCTGCCCGGCCATCGCGAAGGACCCGGCTAACGACCACGCGCTCATCGACGCCGCGCAGTGCATCGGGTGCGGCCAGTGCGCGCAGTACTGCGCTTATCGGGCCATCGCGCAACCCGAACCCGCTATCTCGGCAAACGAAGGGAGCCAGGCATGATGACCTCGAACGATACCGTCACCGTCCTCTTGTGCGGCGTGGGCGGCCAGGGCACCATCCTGGCGGCCGACCTCCTGGCGCACGCGGCGCTGGAGTCGGGCTACGACGCGAAGGTATCCGAGATCCACGGCATGTCGCAGCGCGGCGGCGCGGTGACCACCGTCGTGCGCTTCGGGCGCGAGGGCGTGCTGTCCATGGTGTCCGACGAGGGCTGCGCCGACTGCGTGGTCTCCTTCGAGACCACCGAGGCCCTGCGCAACCTCCCCAACGTGCGCGAGGGGGGCTACCTGCTCGTGGCCGACGAGTCCATCCAGCCGCTGCCCGTGCTCATCGGGCGCGCGTCCATGCCCGAGCACGCGCACGAGACGCTCCTCGCAGCGGGCGCCACGCTCATTCCGGCAAGCGACATCGCCGTGGGGGTTGGCGCGCCGAAGTCGGTGAACGTGGTGCTGCTGGGCGCGCTCGCGACGCGCCTCGACTTCACGGAGGATGCGTGGGAGCGGGTCATCGCGCGCCGCGTGCCGCCCAAGACCGTCGACGCGAACCTGGCCGCGTTCCGCGCGGGCCTCGACTTCGCGCGCGACGGGGCATCGCGCTGCGACGGGGCCGGGGAGGGGATGTAAAGCCATGAGCGTGCAGCAGATCAGCGTGTTTTTGGAAAGCCGTCCCGGTCATCTGCGCCGCGTGCTCGACGCGTTCGAGGAGGCGCACGTCAGCGTGCGCGGCTACAGCGCCTCGGACACGGGCGACTACGGCATCGTGCGCTTCATCGTGGACGCGCCCGACAAGGCGCTCGCCGTGCTGCAGGACATGGGCGCGGCGGCCACGCAGACCGACGTGCTGTGCGCCCGCCTCGACGACGAGCCGGGTGAGCTCGCCCGCGTCATGGGCGT encodes:
- a CDS encoding VanW family protein, with translation MTDRTPRRTGAGRSERPAGSGRPAPSTQRDSYGRASHRGAAPARRQPSQPPSRRSRANAGASRAPRASAQRPRDARAYNAPAVWTKDAPRSAAAGGRGPVRRILGAVGSALLALVAFAGTGLAALLRALAHLVARSRIALVALVVVAVALVGGLADFGMNAGKAYPGVRVGQIDAAGKTADELVALIEETYGARLAQGTVTVYANDEAASRIADEAAAAQDAALAEQLAVEEARANKLAWTADASSLEAHVPAEELAAEALAVGREDGGILARLAALVSGRELEPRAAYADAAIESLAADIDAAIGDPRVDYGIAVEDGTAAVTAGHDGSMVNRDALKRTLDGIFLGQEGGSGSFVAQTEYAPLRVDEAAAQATCDAVNAAIAHGARFAYDGATWSASASDIGGWVGTRVEGSSLVAFVDAAKAKPALLAHVAEVSKGDAVRATFEVDGDQVSVRTQGAGTIPLVAEAVSRLDAALFGEDGKALAGAGADEPVEVAIGSGPAPETMPFDEAMELGVIGTIAAYTTEYTTGPGTEARNHNIALVSQFLSNSVVKPGDSWSFNGTAGDCSTEERGFKGAGAIVDGEYDDAIGGGICQVATTMFNAVHNAGFPVLTRHNHSLYIASYPTGRDAAVSWPDLDLVWENDSASDVLVRLSCVDGSVTATLYGVDPGYLVSTTTGDWGEGEKYATRTKVDETLAPNTSYVKTRGTDGRTITVIRTVKDESGAVLHEDAFNSVYDPVTEVVVEGPKSADDDKGDAATEGSSSNVTSN
- a CDS encoding phenylacetate--CoA ligase family protein, which codes for MYYQPDIETMPVEQLRGLQLARMKKTVAHAYDNVAFYQQSFKDAGVEPGDLKTLDDLAKFPFVVKQDMRDAYPFGLFAVPQKDVARIHASSGTTGQATVVGHTANDLANWGDCFARGIYMVGGNENSTIQVSYGYGLFTGGLGAHAGGEAVGCSVIPTSSGNTKRQIQMMKDLGTDILACTPSYALLIADTAIEMGYDPATEFKISAGIFGAEPASESMREDIRKKLGIQYCDVYGLSEVMGPGVAMECAESRGLHVAEDQFYAEIVDPDTLQPVPDGTYGELVFTTLVRECCPLVRYRTRDVTRIIPEACGCGRTHRKIDRIVGRTDDMLILRGVNVFPSQIEQVIVSFPEIAAQYQIILTSKGPLDHVELDVETVPEFPFDEIRKLEDLKRRLASELKSNLQIAVDIKIVEPKTIERSEGKAKRIIDLREGKKA
- a CDS encoding amino acid-binding protein, whose product is MISQLTVFLENEKGRLAAACRAVSDAGINMHALNLADTADFGVVRMLTDTPEAAAEALREQGYRATVTSVLGVRVPNVPGGLATLLEFMDEQDANVEYGYCFSVNEDFAVDVLKVDGSDDLEQKLTEAGFEPVRPEDIYRID
- a CDS encoding D-alanyl-D-alanine carboxypeptidase family protein; this translates as MTNTFKHLASIGHARFLACMLACALAFSSAAVPTLAFADVRKADVVYGQTVDARGLAVAQCPNIDAEYAIVMGADGTVYFERNAQSPTQIASITKIMTGVVALDAVASGLVTLDSPITVSAAAAAVGESSAGLQEGDVMDLDAALKALLVPSGNDAAVAIAETVGALMEPGAADPEAVFVDAMNAKAQELGCTDTVYENPHGLDFDAYEGNLHSTAADVAKVVQYAMTNDTFRAAVGGGSTDIQVTRADGTKADIYLETTDGFFDIYEYAVGVKTGVTLLAGPSFAGAANKDGRELYAIVINSSSEAQRFQDAENLCEWVYQHEISYQLANSPETATMNGAEVPVVAEVAHAGWIDATVKATLRDPAAAVTIFDLNGNVSQSLEFDELTGNVKEGDKVGTITFKQRNATIATMDLVACEDLDAPDFFEGVGVWWDRLFRSFSGGQQEAQSVTLNETPLVIDKTASAA
- a CDS encoding FHA domain-containing protein, with translation MSMCPVCNNPIDSQAAACPHCGFKLLGSTQRFEPLSFGDDALPVAAAPQAAAALHVVRGPQTGVTYQLGDQPLTIGRSPQCDLFLNDMTVSREHAAVEPADGGYVIRDANSFNGVWVNNDSVEARRLVSGDVIQIGAFCLVYKEE
- a CDS encoding thiamine pyrophosphate-dependent enzyme encodes the protein MELMSGNEAIAQGAWEAGARIGVAYPGTPSTETLEAFAKKDGVYAEWAVNEKVAVEVGIGASAAGARVLTTMKHVGVNVAADPLFTAAYSGVGGGLVVLAADDPGMYSSQNEQDSHWYARAAHIPMLDPADSAEALRFTREAYQLSERFDVPVFIRSTVRVSHTKTPVEPGERVEAALKPYESDPAKWVMMPAFAKPRRKVQLERIDALRAWAEECPYNEVLHRGSAVGVVCAGAVYQHVREALPDASVFKLGLTWPLPAAALRDFADGVEALYVVEEASEYLAESVRALGVEVAPFARPLPRDGELTPGLIRAAFGCDEPAHEQLPAGLPGRPPALCAGCPHRLVFKELSRMKAVVTGDIGCYTLGALPPLSAMDTTIDMGASVSMSHGFELAWAGTDHRPVVGVIGDSTFAHSGLSALISTVYNRGGGTICVLDNRTTAMTGRQGNPFNGETLQKRPSRELDLEGVVRAIGVEDVRTIDPNDALAVRRALKEAVATGELSVLVFRSPCVLIDRHREPAYAVGEACTACGVCSTLGCPAIAKDPANDHALIDAAQCIGCGQCAQYCAYRAIAQPEPAISANEGSQA
- a CDS encoding indolepyruvate oxidoreductase subunit beta translates to MMTSNDTVTVLLCGVGGQGTILAADLLAHAALESGYDAKVSEIHGMSQRGGAVTTVVRFGREGVLSMVSDEGCADCVVSFETTEALRNLPNVREGGYLLVADESIQPLPVLIGRASMPEHAHETLLAAGATLIPASDIAVGVGAPKSVNVVLLGALATRLDFTEDAWERVIARRVPPKTVDANLAAFRAGLDFARDGASRCDGAGEGM
- a CDS encoding amino acid-binding protein — its product is MSVQQISVFLESRPGHLRRVLDAFEEAHVSVRGYSASDTGDYGIVRFIVDAPDKALAVLQDMGAAATQTDVLCARLDDEPGELARVMGVMADCGINVTYSYSLISTYIALATDELARAEELLAGEPVELIGQDDLARPIAPEGR